The nucleotide sequence TTTTCGGCAGCAGCTAACGCTTGAACAGCATTTTTCACAACATTGATAATCACCTGCTCTATTTGTTCCCGATCAATGTTGACCTCTAAATCTGGTTTAACAGAGCAATTGATGGTGATTTTGGATGCTTCTATATCCGGTTTTAGAAGAATCAATACATGTTTAATCATTTCTTCTACTTCAGTAGGTTCAAGAGTTGGAAGCTTGATCCTAGTCATGTTTCTAAAGTCAGAAACAAATTTGATTAAGCTTTCGCTTCGCCTATGTATAGTCTTTACTGATAGGTGAAAATCTTGAATGGTATCATCATTTATTTGATTGATATTCATTCCATTTTCGAGAAACTCTGCAAGTTCAGTCTCCACGGTGGCTGCTAGAGAAGAGATAGGTGTTACGGAGTTCATGATTTCGTGTGTAAGTACACGAATCAAGTTTTGCCATGCTTCCATTTCTTTTTCTTCTAATTCAGACTGAATGTTTTGAATGGAAATCAGTTTAAAGGCCTTACCCAAAAGAGATAGTTCTATTGCATAAACAGCCAATTGAACTTCATCGTCGTTTTTAGTAATCTTTATCAAATCTCTACCTCCAGTTTTAAGTTCCTGAAAAGAGGTTAGAAGGGATGGATGATCTTTTGCAACTTGCTTAATATTCTTGATCAATTTTAATCCGAGCAATTTTTTTGCTGCATTATTCATGATCTGAACTTCGCCATCTACATCAAATGTTACAATCCCAATCCCAATATGTTGAACAATGGTTCTTAGATATTGATGTTGTGCTTCCTTGTCAGCTCGGATTTCCCTAAATTTTCTAAGAATCTCATTGAATTCGTGATACAATAGGTCTCTGCTGGATCCAGACTTTTTCTCTGGATATGTGTTGGTGAAATCGTCGTAGTGAATGCTTTGAAGGAAGTGAACGATCTCACGATTAGACTTTTCCAGAAAATTGTACAAATACCATGATTGAAATGCAATCAGTGAGAATACGAGAAACTTAGTAAAAAAGTAAGAATCAGAATAGTACAGGTTCACAAAAAGGAACATGGAGAGCAAGAGTAGAATTAACCTGCCTACTAACTGAAATCGAAAGGATTTATAAACCATGTTTTTCTAATCTTCTATAAAGTGAAGCACGGGTCAATCCCAGCTCCTTGGCTGCTTTCGAGATGTTCCCTTCATACTTGTTCACAACTTTTTGAATAGCTATTTTTTCCATATCCTCCAGATTATAAGAGTCTGGTTCTAGTGAAAGGTTGCTTTCAGGTTTTTGTGCAAGGAAGAAAAAATCTTCAGGCATCAATTGCGAGTTGTCACTCATGATAATTGCACGCTCAATAGCGTGCTGTAATTCTCGTATATTTCCAGGCCATGGGTACTTCTGCAGTTTTCCTACTGTAGAAGGTGCAACACCATCAATAGTCTTTCTGTATTTGCCAGCATACATCTTCACAAAATGATTAGCTAGTTCCTCCATATCATCCATCCGTTCTCTTAGTGGAGGAAGCTGGATTTCCACAGTGTTGATACGATAGAGTAAGTCTTGTCTGAATGTGTTTTCATTCACCATTTCATACACAGGCATATTGGTTGCACTAATTAGGCGTATATCAACGGGCACTTCTTGATTACTTCCGATTCTAGTTACTTTTCTATTCTGTATAGCGGTCAAAAGCTTGGATTGTAGGGGTTGACTGAGATTTCCTATTTCATCAAGGAATAAAGTTCCTCCTGAAGCTACTTCAAACCTACCTGCACGATCTTCTTTGGCATCTGTAAATGAACCTTTCTTGTGACCAAATAACTCACTCTCGAAAAGAGATTCTGTAATGGCACCCATGTCTACACCGATGAATGGCATTTCCTTTCTTAAAGATTTCTGATGTATAGCACGAGCAATCAATTCTTTCCCAGTTCCGTTTTCACCAAGAATGAGGACGTTAGCATCCGTTGCAGCTACCTTGTCGATAAGTTTAAATACCTTCTTTATAGGATCACTTTCTCCAATAATATCCTTAAAAGCTTTGCTACTATCAGCTTGAAGTGTCTTGCTAGTCTGCTTGAGCTGTGTTACCTCTTTATAACTCTTATTTAACCTGGAGGCGCTTGATAGCGTGGCAAGCAATTTTTCATTTTGCCATGGCTTTAACACAAAATCAGTAGCCCCTGCTTTGAGTGCCTGTACGGCCATTTCAACATCTCCAAATGCT is from Marinobacter alexandrii and encodes:
- a CDS encoding ATP-binding protein; its protein translation is MFLFVNLYYSDSYFFTKFLVFSLIAFQSWYLYNFLEKSNREIVHFLQSIHYDDFTNTYPEKKSGSSRDLLYHEFNEILRKFREIRADKEAQHQYLRTIVQHIGIGIVTFDVDGEVQIMNNAAKKLLGLKLIKNIKQVAKDHPSLLTSFQELKTGGRDLIKITKNDDEVQLAVYAIELSLLGKAFKLISIQNIQSELEEKEMEAWQNLIRVLTHEIMNSVTPISSLAATVETELAEFLENGMNINQINDDTIQDFHLSVKTIHRRSESLIKFVSDFRNMTRIKLPTLEPTEVEEMIKHVLILLKPDIEASKITINCSVKPDLEVNIDREQIEQVIINVVKNAVQALAAAEKENKSLTITAMPTDGGGAFISVADNGTGIEEEALKKIFIPFFTTKQNGSGIGLSLSKQIMRKHGGNITAKSQIGEGTEFLLKFAS
- a CDS encoding sigma-54 dependent transcriptional regulator; the encoded protein is MEEEINKILIIDDDEDVLLAAKMLLKKHIKEVVIEKDPRKIPFLLNNDSFDLILLDMNYSQDTTSGKEGFYWLEQILEKDPQAVVILITAFGDVEMAVQALKAGATDFVLKPWQNEKLLATLSSASRLNKSYKEVTQLKQTSKTLQADSSKAFKDIIGESDPIKKVFKLIDKVAATDANVLILGENGTGKELIARAIHQKSLRKEMPFIGVDMGAITESLFESELFGHKKGSFTDAKEDRAGRFEVASGGTLFLDEIGNLSQPLQSKLLTAIQNRKVTRIGSNQEVPVDIRLISATNMPVYEMVNENTFRQDLLYRINTVEIQLPPLRERMDDMEELANHFVKMYAGKYRKTIDGVAPSTVGKLQKYPWPGNIRELQHAIERAIIMSDNSQLMPEDFFFLAQKPESNLSLEPDSYNLEDMEKIAIQKVVNKYEGNISKAAKELGLTRASLYRRLEKHGL